One segment of Carya illinoinensis cultivar Pawnee chromosome 1, C.illinoinensisPawnee_v1, whole genome shotgun sequence DNA contains the following:
- the LOC122314961 gene encoding UDP-glycosyltransferase 92A1-like, with translation MASDEYIVMLPYLAHGHLIPFLALARQIQQRTGFTITIASTKLNIQYLRRSPVSVDDTNSPSHSSIRFVELPFCSSAHDLPPNTENTENLSLNKMINLFHASVSLKDPLLHVLHDMIDQEGRPPLCIISDVFFGWAVDVAKSVGAMHITFSTGGAYGTMTYVSLWLNLPHRSTDSDEFKLPGFPESYRFHRSQLHQYLRVADGTDMWSTFMQPQISRCLESSGWLCNTVEEIEPFGLDLLRKYLRLPVWTIGPLLPQAALKKPSSSHSSSISGQHAGKKSGVPPEKCLEWLDLKGADSILYISFGSQNTIGASQMMQLAKGLEDSAKSFIWVIRPPLGFDINGEFRAEWLPEGFEERIRENKRGLLVRNWAPQLDILAHKSTGAFLSHCGWNSILESLSQGVPIIGWPMAAEQAYNSKMLTEEMGLSVELTRGHQSVIEAKEVKRVVELVMDEKGKGKDMRKKAAEVREQIRSAIRKEGEEQGSSVKAMDDFIRTIVSKRGALTGNQLGSNISEKIV, from the coding sequence ATGGCCTCCGATGAATATATTGTAATGCTACCTTACCTTGCCCATGGCCATCTCATACCATTCCTAGCATTGGCAAGGCAGATTCAACAAAGAACCGGCTTCACCATCACCATTGCCAGCACCAAGCTCAATATCCAGTACCTCCGACGTTCTCCTGTTTCTGTTGACGACACTAATTCCCCATCCCATTCCAGCATCCGCTTTGTCGAGCTCCCCTTCTGCAGCTCTGCCCACGACTTACCACCCAACACTGAGAATACCGAGAACTTGTCTCTAAACAAAATGATAAACCTTTTTCATGCATCGGTaagtcttaaagatccacttTTGCACGTTCTCCATGATATGATTGACCAAGAAGGGCGGCCTCCGCTTTGTATAATTTCAGACGTGTTTTTTGGGTGGGCTGTCGATGTTGCAAAGAGTGTGGGCGCCATGCACATTACATTCTCCACCGGTGGAGCCTACGGCACCATGACCTACGTCTCTCTGTGGCTTAACCTCCCACATCGTTCCACAGATTCCGACGAGTTCAAGCTGCCGGGGTTTCCTGAAAGTTATCGCTTCCATCGCTCTCAATTGCACCAATACTTGAGAGTTGCGGATGGCACGGACATGTGGTCTACATTTATGCAGCCACAGATTTCGCGTTGCTTGGAGTCTTCAGGGTGGCTGTGTAACACAGTCGAGGAAATTGAACCTTTTGGCCTGGATCTTCTCAGAAAATATCTGCGACTTCCCGTTTGGACTATAGGTCCTCTTCTTCCCCAAGCAGCTCTTAAAAAGCCGTCCTCCTCACATTCATCAAGTATTTCCGGACAACATGCCGGGAAAAAATCCGGAGTACCTCCAGAAAAATGCCTCGAGTGGCTTGATTTGAAGGGTGCTGATTCAATTCTTTACATTTCTTTTGGTTCTCAGAACACCATTGGTGCGTCCCAAATGATGCAATTAGCTAAAGGCTTGGAGGACAGTGCAAAATCTTTCATTTGGGTGATAAGGCCACCCCTTGGTTTCGACATTAATGGAGAATTCAGAGCGGAGTGGTTGCCAGAAGGATTTGAAGAACGGATCAGGGAAAACAAACGAGGTTTGTTAGTCAGAAACTGGGCACCACAGTTGGATATTCTTGCCCACAAGTCGACCGGAGCTTTTCTGAGTCATTGCGGGTGGAACTCGATATTGGAGAGCTTAAGCCAGGGCGTGCCTATTATAGGGTGGCCAATGGCAGCCGAGCAGGCATACAATTCAAAGATGCTGACGGAGGAGATGGGTTTGAGTGTGGAGCTGACAAGAGGGCATCAAAGCGTGATTGAAGCGAAGGAGGTGAAGAGGGTCGTAGAATTGGTTATGGACGAAAAGGGCAAAGGCAAGGATATGAGGAAGAAGGCAGCCGAGGTTAGAGAGCAGATAAGGTCGGCAATAAGAAAAGAGGGAGAGGAACAGGGGTCTTCGGTGAAGGCAATGGATGACTTTATTAGGACGATTGTTTCCAAGAGAGGAGCACTCACGGGCAATCAACTTGGTTCAAATATTTCAGAGAAAATAGTTTAG